The proteins below are encoded in one region of Corvus hawaiiensis isolate bCorHaw1 chromosome 3, bCorHaw1.pri.cur, whole genome shotgun sequence:
- the BEND6 gene encoding BEN domain-containing protein 6 isoform X3: MMQKILRADEITKIQVLGKGKRKRIEMIFSESEDSDLDKEKGKMVKHIKRKKSLQASAPANILSQLETSLINKQREPYSGSNFLYSESSSDDEEPLFQLSKVELCAKIKSLKRKLTDTMRENCRLRQSLVMLQVLPQAVTHFEELVGMAEALLKGGVTSSTSSLHPHAVWKASHNPLADSYAAMHSNSSSPVTLNVEDEDQQTEKQFKIEKWQIALCNKSKPQKFINDLMQALYTHEYMATHSLTGAKSSSSKDKAAKPAMNQNEVQEIIGITKQLFPNTDDALIRRMMGQKLNNCTKKPILSKDLNSGAFQKHSFCASTAASQGIISSAVPPSTQDQQDDDSPAANAQLQQSDSCLTPPPPTPEGQQERPKPTSSKVESQLASSSPAPSPSQGCGQDLRNSDKE; encoded by the exons ATGATGCAAAAGATATTACGAGCAgatgaaattacaaaaatacaaGTCCTTGGAAAAGGCAAGAGGAAGAGGATAGAAATGATATTCTCAGAAAGTGAGGACAGTGACTTGGATAAAGAAAAA GGGAAGATGGtaaaacatataaaaagaaagaaatcattgCAGGCATCTGCTCCTGCCAACATCCTGAGTCAGCTTGAAACATCGTTAATTAACAAACAG agagaacCATATTCAGGAAGCAACTTTCTATATAGTGAAAGTAGCAGTGATGATGAAGAGCCTTTATTTCAACTCTCCAAGGTAGAACTATGTGCCAAAATTAAAAGTCTCAAGAGGAAGCTGACAGATACCATGAGAGAAAACTGCCGCCTAAGGCAGTCTCTGGTGATGCTTCAAG TGTTGCCACAGGCAGTCACTCATTTTGAGGAACTGGTAGGGATGGCTGAAGCACTGCTCAAAGGGGGAGTGACGTCATCTACGTCCAGTCTGCATCCACATGCTGTTTGGAAGGCATCTCACAATCCATTAGCAGATTCCTATGCAGCTATGCATAGTAACTCCAGCTCACCAGTAACTTTGAATGTGGAAGATGAGGACCAACAGACTGAAAAACAG ttcaAGATCGAAAAGTGGCAGATTGCACTTTGTAACAAGAGCAAACCTCAAAAATTTATAAATGACTTGATGCAAGCACTTTATACACATGAATACATGGCTACACACAGCCTGACAGGTGCAAAGTCCTCCTCTTCAAAGGATAAAGCGGCAAAACCAGCTATGAATCAGAATGAAGTTCAGGAAATCATAG GAATCACAAAACAGTTGTTTCCAAACACAGATGATGCTTTAATAAGGCGAATGATGGGACAAAAACTAAACAATTGCACCAAGAAGCCAATTTTAAGCAAAGATCTTAACTCAGGTGCTTTTCAGAAACATAGCTTTTG TGCTTCAACAGCTGCTTCTCAGGGCATCATCTCTTCAGCTGTTCCTCCTAGTACACAAGACCAGCAGGATGATGATTCACCAGCTGCTAATGCACAACTTCAGCAAAGTGACAGCTGCCTGACTCCTCCACCTCCCACCCCGGAAGGTCAGCAGGAGCGTCCCAAACCCACTTCGTCTAAGGTGGAGTCTCAACTCGCCAGCAGCTCACCAGCGCCCTCTCCCAGCCAGGGTTGTGGACAGGATCTCAGGAATTCAGACAAGGAATAA